One region of Salvia miltiorrhiza cultivar Shanhuang (shh) chromosome 3, IMPLAD_Smil_shh, whole genome shotgun sequence genomic DNA includes:
- the LOC131016613 gene encoding copper transporter 2-like has protein sequence MPMPTRRPTSNNESTTYMAVMHTSFFWGKDVVVLFAGWPGSGRLGMYILALAAVFVLAAIAELFSPAPATKPRQQLHPAAASGAAAHAASHTLHMALAYFVMLSVMSFNVGIFLAAVAGHAAGRFIATYKALTAAAARPTEEEDY, from the coding sequence ATGCCGATGCCGACGCGGCGGCCAACGTCCAACAACGAAAGCACGACGTACATGGCCGTGATGCACACGAGCTTCTTCTGGGGCAAGGACGTGGTGGTCCTTTTCGCCGGCTGGCCCGGCTCCGGCCGCCTCGGCATGTATATATTAGCGCTTGCCGCCGTGTTCGTGCTCGCCGCCATCGCCGAGCTTTTCTCCCCGGCTCCGGCTACGAAGCCGCGGCAGCAACTTCATCCTGCCGCCGCTTCCGGTGCCGCCGCTCACGCCGCCTCGCACACCCTTCACATGGCTCTTGCCTACTTTGTTATGCTCTCTGTCATGTCGTTCAACGTCGGAATCTTTCTGGCGGCTGTGGCTGGCCACGCCGCTGGCCGCTTCATCGCTACGTACAAAGCgctgacggcggcggcggcgcggccGACGGAGGAAGAGGACTACTAG
- the LOC131016612 gene encoding 17.5 kDa class I heat shock protein-like: protein MSLLPMLKSNTRSHLHHPFSMDMWDSFHHHHEAILAQAGGKLEWSETPEAHVLRAHLSGFNKEEVKVKVKEARFLKITGKKKVEKEEKHENWHHVERSKGKFSRVFTLPENSRADRVKSHFDNSILTVTVPKRDAKNSHVVREFEVKG from the coding sequence ATGTCTCTACTGCCCATGTTGAAGAGCAACACAAGAAGCCATCTCCACCATCCATTCAGCATGGATATGTGGGATTCCTTCCACCACCATCACGAAGCTATCTTAGCACAAGCTGGAGGGAAGCTGGAATGGAGTGAAACCCCCGAAGCCCACGTGCTCAGGGCTCACCTTTCTGGCTTCAACAAAGAGGAAGTGAAGGTGAAGGTGAAAGAGGCCAGATTCTTGAAAATTACAGGAAAGAAGAAAGTCGAGAAAGAAGAGAAACACGAGAATTGGCACCATGTTGAGCGCAGTAAAGGAAAATTCTCTAGGGTTTTTACTCTACCAGAGAATTCCAGAGCCGATCGCGTCAAATCGCACTTTGATAATTCCATTCTTACTGTTACGGTTCCTAAAAGGGATGCTAAGAATTCTCATGTTGTCAGGGAGTTTGAAGTTAAGGGTTGA